In Eubacteriales bacterium mix99, the DNA window CCCGGTTTTGAGGTTGGCTGTGCCGTTTTGGATACGGATCCCCTTACCATAGGGGAAGTCGATGAAATTGAGCTGTCCCGGGGTTTTTTTGATTATACGGAAAAGTATACACTGAAAACTTCAAAGATCCATATGCCTGCCAGAATCGATGCGGATATGGCGAAGCGGGTGAAACAGGCAGCGGCGGTTGTTTACCGGACTCTGGGCTGTTCCGGTTTTGCAAGAGTTGATTTTTTCCTGACTCCCCAAAATGAAATTGTATTCAATGAAGTAAACACGATTCCCGGTTTTACCACCCATAGCCGATATCCTAATATGCTGAAAGGAATTGGGATTCCATTCGGACAGATGATGGATGAGATGATTCGATTGGCGGTGGAGTCATGAAAACATTTCAATTTGGTGAGAGTTATATTTCAAGTGGAAATCTGATACTGGTCAACCCGTCCCATCCCCTTCCGGACAAAAAGAAAATGGATCGTTTGACATTCCTGGATTCTTCCTTTTCCTGTCAGGGGCAATCCGCATCCGACGGGGAAGAGATCTGTGCAACGGCAGAATCCGACAGGGCCGGCTCTGTTGCCATGGAAAGCCAGGCGGCAGAAATGCTTCTGGAGGTAATGATGCAATTGAATGCAGGGGATAGAATCCTTCCGGTCAGTGGCTATCGGACTTTACAGGAACAACAGATGATCTATGCAGATTCCCTGCGGGAAAACGGCGCAGAATATACCGGCAGATATGTTGCCATTCCGGGATGCAGCGAGCACCAGACAGGATTGGCCATCGATCTTGCTGAGAACCGGGAGGAAATCGACTTTATCTGCCCGGATTTTCCGGATGCCGGAATCTGCAGGCAATTCCGGCAGCTGTCCGCTTCATATGGCTTTATTGAGCGATATCCTGCCGGCAGGGAACAGATTACGCAGATCGCCTGCGAGCCATGGCATTTTCGCTATGTGGGATATCCTCATTCGGAGATCATAAAGGAAATGAATGATACATTGGAAGAGTATATCCAGTATCTGAAATGCTTTTGTCCGGATCATCCTTTGGGATTCCAGTGTGGCCGGTATGCATATGAGATTTTCTATGTTCCGGTCCCGCGGGATCCAGGGCAGCAAGCAGTTGTGGAGATTCCGGACCAGGTCTCCTGTCAGGCTTCCGGCAACAACGAGGACGGCGTTGTGGTAACCTTACGGAGGGATGTATTATGACGGATACAGGAAACGAATGCGACATGGATTCCGGATACCGTGCGGAGGACAGAACGAATCCGGGCAAAGTGGAGTATGCCGGCATTGACTGGTTCCGGCTGATTGCCGCTTTTCTCGTTGTTTCCATTCACACTTCGCCTCTGGCGGACTGGAATCAAACTGCTGATTTTGTTTTCACGCGGATCCTGGCCCGTGTGGCAGTTCCCTTTTTTCTTATGACTTCCGGATTTTTTCTGTATGTGAAAGAAGGAGACGGGGCACTGCCTTTCGGCAGATTGGCTGCATTCCAGAAAAAAACCGCTGTTTTATATGCAATGGCGATTTTGCTTTATCTGCCGCTTACTATCTATAACGGGACCGTACAGGAGTGGAAAGTTCTGCCGAATCTTCTGAAGGACGTTTTTTTTGACGGTACTTTTTATCATTTGTGGTACCTCCCTGCGGCAATCCTCGGTGCCAGCATTGTCTGGCTGCTGCTGAAAAAGGGGAATGCCGGTCAGGCAAGCTTCGTTTGTCTGCTCCTGTATCTCATCGGATTGTTTGGAGACAGCTATTATGGCATATCCGAAAAGATCCCATTTTTGAAAGCGGTTTATCAGTATGTATTCCGGTTCTCCGATTATACGCGCAACGGCTTATTCTATACCCCCATTTTCTTTTTGATGGGTGCGCTGTATGCAAGGCAGGCAAACAGGAAGGAAGGAACACAGCGGTTCCGGCAGGTTTCAGGGAAGAAGTGCATTGCCGGGCTTGCACTGTCCTTTTCCCTGATGCTCGTGGAAGGATTGCTGCTGTATCGTTTTCATCTTCAGCAGCATGATAGTATGTACTTTTTCCTTTTGCCCACCATGTTTTTCCTGTTTCCATGTCTGCTTCTTTTCAACAAGGGAAAGGATTACCGGTCCCTGCGGGATCTATCCATGATCATTTACCTGATTCATCCTGCGGTTCTTGTTGGCATCCGCGGTTTTGCGAAGGCGGTGGGCCTTGAGAGCCTGCTGATTGAAAACAGCTTTCTTCATTTCCTGACCGTCGCTCTGGGCTCTTTTATCGTCGCTGCCCTGCTGGTCCGTATCGGAAATCGCCGACGCGCATCCGCAGATGCCGGTCCCATACACGGAAATCCGGATCGGTTTCCGCAGACAGACGGGCATTTACGTTCTTCCGACAGGGGACGCCGGGACCGGGCGTGGATGGAGATCTGCCTGTCCAGCCTTCGCCAAAATGTGGAAGCCTTTCGGAAAATCCTTCCTGACGGCTGCCGGATCATGGCCGTCGTAAAGGCAAACGCCTATGGGCATGGAGCTGAGCAGGTATCTGCTTATCTGAACCGCATCGGCGTGAATACGTTTGCAGTTGCCACCATTGATGAAGGAATCAGCCTTCGCAGGCAGGGGGTGAACGGAGAGATTCTCATCCTTGGCTATACCCCTGCGGAAAGAGCCTCTGAGTTGTTTCGTTACCGGCTGTCCCAGACTGTGGCGGATGCGGAGCATGCAATGGAACTGGACCGCTTTGGCAAGCCGCTGCCGGTACATATCAAAGTGAATACCGGTATGAACCGTCTGGGGGAGAGCTTTCGGCATGAAGAGGAAATCGCCTCTGTCTTTGACTGTAAAAACCTCATCATTGAAGGCATTTTTACTCACCTTTGTGTAGCCGACAGCCGCAGGGAATCCGATATCGATTTTACCAACCTGCAGATCCGCTGCTTTTATCAGCTTCTGTACCAATTGAAGTCAAAAGGGATTCCTCTCCCCAGGACACATGTGCAGAGCAGCTATGGGGTGTTGAATTATCCGTCGCTTTCCTGTGACTATGCCCGAATCGGCATCGCACTTTATGGTGTCTTGAGCACGCCGGATCCCCGGACAAAATGTTCCATGGACTTAAAGCCGGTTTTGGCCCTCAGGTCCAGGGTAACTCTGGTAAGGACCATTGGCCCGGGAGAAGGGGTCAGTTATGGCAGGGAATTTATTGCACAGAAAAAAACGACGGTTGCCGTAATCTCTGTCGGTTATGCGGATGGTTATCCGCGGGCTCTTTCCGATGGGAAAGGGCAGGTACTGATTCATGGGCAGCGTGCATCGATCCTCGGCCGCATTTGCATGGATCAGCTTATGGCGGATGTGACGGGAATCCCGGGTGTGAAAAGGGGAGATGTGGTCACACTGATCGGAAGGGATGGCATGGAAGAG includes these proteins:
- a CDS encoding M15 family metallopeptidase, whose amino-acid sequence is MKTFQFGESYISSGNLILVNPSHPLPDKKKMDRLTFLDSSFSCQGQSASDGEEICATAESDRAGSVAMESQAAEMLLEVMMQLNAGDRILPVSGYRTLQEQQMIYADSLRENGAEYTGRYVAIPGCSEHQTGLAIDLAENREEIDFICPDFPDAGICRQFRQLSASYGFIERYPAGREQITQIACEPWHFRYVGYPHSEIIKEMNDTLEEYIQYLKCFCPDHPLGFQCGRYAYEIFYVPVPRDPGQQAVVEIPDQVSCQASGNNEDGVVVTLRRDVL
- the vanT gene encoding serine racemase VanT catalytic subunit; translation: MDSGYRAEDRTNPGKVEYAGIDWFRLIAAFLVVSIHTSPLADWNQTADFVFTRILARVAVPFFLMTSGFFLYVKEGDGALPFGRLAAFQKKTAVLYAMAILLYLPLTIYNGTVQEWKVLPNLLKDVFFDGTFYHLWYLPAAILGASIVWLLLKKGNAGQASFVCLLLYLIGLFGDSYYGISEKIPFLKAVYQYVFRFSDYTRNGLFYTPIFFLMGALYARQANRKEGTQRFRQVSGKKCIAGLALSFSLMLVEGLLLYRFHLQQHDSMYFFLLPTMFFLFPCLLLFNKGKDYRSLRDLSMIIYLIHPAVLVGIRGFAKAVGLESLLIENSFLHFLTVALGSFIVAALLVRIGNRRRASADAGPIHGNPDRFPQTDGHLRSSDRGRRDRAWMEICLSSLRQNVEAFRKILPDGCRIMAVVKANAYGHGAEQVSAYLNRIGVNTFAVATIDEGISLRRQGVNGEILILGYTPAERASELFRYRLSQTVADAEHAMELDRFGKPLPVHIKVNTGMNRLGESFRHEEEIASVFDCKNLIIEGIFTHLCVADSRRESDIDFTNLQIRCFYQLLYQLKSKGIPLPRTHVQSSYGVLNYPSLSCDYARIGIALYGVLSTPDPRTKCSMDLKPVLALRSRVTLVRTIGPGEGVSYGREFIAQKKTTVAVISVGYADGYPRALSDGKGQVLIHGQRASILGRICMDQLMADVTGIPGVKRGDVVTLIGRDGMEEITAEEVAENAGTITNELLSRLGDRPERIILDS